One window of the Lactococcus lactis genome contains the following:
- a CDS encoding class I SAM-dependent methyltransferase: MVKTNMYYEDNQDLSHDFQTLTVELLGQSMRFKTDRGVFSKNGIDYGSRVLLENYQPESAKSLLDVGCGYGTLGLTLAKKFDLDVTMVDVNSRALDLCRQNAIDNAVSNSKIELSNIYESVSEKYDAIISNPPIRAGKEVVHEILAGAFGHLNDGGHLTIVIQKKQGAPSARKKMEEVFGNCQLVARDKGYFILRSYKNI; the protein is encoded by the coding sequence AACAGTTGAATTATTAGGTCAGTCAATGCGTTTTAAAACAGATCGTGGTGTCTTTTCAAAAAATGGAATTGATTATGGTTCTCGTGTTTTATTAGAAAACTATCAACCTGAAAGTGCAAAAAGTCTTTTAGATGTTGGGTGTGGTTATGGAACATTAGGGTTAACCTTAGCTAAAAAGTTTGATTTAGATGTGACAATGGTTGATGTCAATAGTCGGGCACTTGATTTATGCCGTCAAAACGCGATTGACAATGCTGTCAGTAATAGTAAAATTGAACTTTCAAATATTTATGAGTCTGTCAGTGAAAAATATGATGCGATTATCTCGAATCCGCCAATTAGGGCCGGTAAAGAAGTGGTCCATGAAATTTTAGCTGGTGCTTTTGGTCACTTAAATGATGGAGGGCATTTGACGATTGTTATCCAAAAGAAACAGGGTGCCCCGTCTGCTCGAAAGAAAATGGAAGAAGTATTTGGTAATTGTCAGCTTGTAGCCAGAGACAAAGGATACTTTATTTTAAGAAGTTATAAAAATATATAA
- a CDS encoding pyrimidine-nucleoside phosphorylase, whose translation MTYRMVDLIQKKRDGGEFSQAEIDWMIENYVKGIVPDYQMSALAMAIYFKGMTTEETAHLTMAMVHSGKEFDLTDIAGIKVDKHSTGGVGDKVTLILAPLVASFGVPVAKMSGRGLGHTGGTLDKLESIPGFKFEKTEKEFIDQVKETGIAIIGQSDELVKADKLLYALRDVTATVDIIPLIASSVMSKKIAAGSDAILLDVTVGDGAFMKSVEDARLLAQTMVDLGKSVGRETVAVITNMSQPLGFAIGNRNEMTEAVHTLQGKAPKEFQEFIAELAQIMLQLAGLEKSIPEILEHFTNGLAYGKFVEMVKAQGGDPTAFDYLTAPLQVKYQVEIKADKSGFISEEKALGIGLLAMKLGAGRATKTDDIDFEAGVTLTKKVGDKVSAGEVIAQLYSNREITDELVAEFNDSLVISDQQVHQKEILEIIR comes from the coding sequence ATGACCTATCGGATGGTTGATCTCATTCAAAAGAAAAGAGATGGTGGTGAATTTAGCCAAGCTGAAATCGATTGGATGATTGAAAATTATGTCAAAGGAATCGTGCCAGACTATCAAATGTCAGCACTTGCGATGGCAATTTATTTTAAAGGGATGACAACAGAAGAAACTGCTCATCTCACGATGGCAATGGTTCATTCAGGAAAAGAATTCGATTTGACTGATATTGCCGGAATCAAGGTTGATAAACATTCTACTGGTGGAGTGGGTGATAAAGTAACACTTATTTTAGCTCCGCTTGTAGCGTCATTTGGGGTTCCTGTTGCGAAAATGTCTGGTCGTGGGCTTGGACATACGGGAGGAACTTTGGACAAATTGGAGTCAATTCCTGGCTTCAAATTTGAAAAAACGGAAAAAGAATTTATTGATCAGGTCAAAGAAACAGGAATTGCCATAATTGGGCAATCCGATGAACTTGTTAAAGCCGATAAATTACTCTATGCTCTTCGAGATGTCACAGCAACTGTTGATATTATTCCTCTAATTGCTAGTTCTGTCATGTCCAAAAAAATTGCCGCAGGCTCTGACGCCATTCTACTAGATGTAACCGTAGGGGATGGGGCTTTTATGAAGTCGGTTGAAGATGCTCGCCTTCTCGCTCAAACAATGGTTGACCTTGGTAAATCTGTAGGACGAGAAACCGTCGCTGTCATCACAAATATGAGTCAGCCTCTTGGTTTTGCTATCGGAAATCGAAATGAAATGACTGAAGCAGTTCATACTCTACAAGGAAAAGCGCCAAAGGAATTCCAAGAATTTATTGCGGAACTTGCCCAAATTATGCTGCAACTTGCGGGACTTGAAAAATCAATTCCTGAAATTTTAGAGCATTTTACTAATGGTTTAGCTTACGGAAAATTTGTTGAAATGGTCAAGGCCCAAGGTGGTGACCCAACTGCCTTTGACTATTTGACAGCTCCTCTTCAAGTAAAATATCAAGTGGAAATTAAAGCAGATAAATCAGGATTTATTAGTGAAGAAAAAGCCTTAGGAATTGGTCTTCTTGCTATGAAATTAGGAGCAGGACGTGCAACTAAGACTGATGATATTGATTTTGAAGCAGGTGTTACTCTGACGAAAAAGGTAGGAGATAAGGTGAGTGCCGGTGAAGTCATTGCTCAGCTTTATTCCAACCGCGAAATTACTGACGAATTAGTTGCTGAATTTAATGACAGTTTGGTCATTAGTGATCAACAAGTTCATCAAAAAGAAATTCTAGAAATTATCAGATAA
- the deoC gene encoding deoxyribose-phosphate aldolase, with protein MQINKYIDHTILKADAPKSKVQQIIDEAKKYDFMSVCINPTWVSYASQELKDSDVKVCTVIGFPLGANTSELKAFEAKNAIENGADEIDMVINIGAAKSKDWNLVESDIAAVNAVKGDKLLKVIIETSLLTDDEKIKACQIAKAVGADFVKTSTGFSTGGATVHDVKLMRQTVGPDMGVKASGGVHNLEEAKAMIDAGATRLGVSAGVAIMEGLTSNDNY; from the coding sequence ATGCAAATTAATAAATATATTGACCACACTATTCTTAAAGCCGATGCTCCAAAATCTAAAGTTCAACAAATAATTGATGAAGCAAAAAAATATGATTTCATGAGCGTTTGTATTAACCCAACATGGGTAAGTTATGCCAGTCAAGAACTTAAAGACTCAGACGTTAAAGTATGTACAGTAATTGGTTTTCCTTTAGGTGCTAATACTTCTGAACTCAAAGCTTTTGAAGCTAAAAACGCTATTGAAAATGGTGCTGATGAAATTGACATGGTCATTAATATTGGCGCAGCCAAATCTAAGGATTGGAATCTTGTTGAGTCAGATATCGCAGCTGTCAACGCAGTAAAAGGTGATAAACTTCTTAAAGTTATCATTGAAACAAGCCTTTTAACTGACGATGAAAAGATTAAAGCTTGCCAAATTGCTAAAGCAGTTGGTGCTGATTTTGTCAAAACTTCAACAGGCTTCTCAACAGGTGGAGCGACTGTTCATGATGTAAAATTAATGCGTCAAACGGTTGGCCCAGATATGGGAGTTAAGGCTTCTGGTGGAGTTCATAATCTTGAAGAAGCAAAAGCAATGATTGATGCTGGTGCAACACGTCTTGGTGTTTCGGCTGGTGTTGCAATTATGGAAGGTCTGACTTCAAATGACAACTACTAA
- a CDS encoding cytidine deaminase, producing MTTTKKMIAAAREAASLAYVPYSHFPVGAAFHTTDGRIITGCNIENASFGLSNCAERTAIFKAISEGLKDFDALYVFGETEEPISPCGACRQVIAEFCPADMPVFLISKNDNVKETSVEELLPYSFKNLD from the coding sequence ATGACAACTACTAAAAAAATGATTGCTGCCGCACGCGAAGCGGCGAGTTTGGCATATGTTCCTTACTCTCATTTTCCTGTAGGAGCAGCTTTTCATACAACTGATGGTCGAATTATCACAGGTTGTAATATTGAAAATGCTAGTTTTGGACTTTCTAATTGTGCTGAACGAACAGCTATTTTTAAAGCAATATCAGAAGGCCTGAAAGATTTTGATGCTCTTTATGTATTCGGAGAAACAGAAGAACCAATTAGCCCTTGTGGTGCTTGTAGACAAGTTATTGCAGAATTTTGTCCAGCAGATATGCCAGTTTTTTTGATTTCTAAAAATGATAATGTAAAAGAAACTTCAGTTGAGGAACTTTTACCATATTCTTTCAAAAATCTTGATTAA
- a CDS encoding BMP family lipoprotein: protein MKKRVIAVSALALASVAVLAGCRSHDAAGSGKAKTDLKAAIVTDTGGVNDRSFNQSAWEGLQSWGKENNLKKGTGYTYFQSNSASDYTTNYNSAEQQGYKLLFGIGFSLQDATSAAAKNNPKSNFVIVDSVIKDQKNVASATFADNESAYLAGVAAAKATKTNKIGFIGGMQSDVITRFEKGYEAGAKSVNPDIKVDVQYAGSFSDAAKGKTIAAAMYGAGDDVVYQCAGGVGTGVFSEAKALNSTKNEADKVWVIGVDQDQEYLGKYKSKDGKDSNFVLVSTIKEVGNVVKDIADKTKDGKFPGGTIVTYDLKNGGVNLGLDSANSEIKDAVAKAKADIIDGKITVPSK, encoded by the coding sequence ATGAAAAAACGTGTAATCGCAGTTAGTGCTCTCGCACTTGCATCAGTCGCAGTCCTTGCAGGATGCCGTTCACATGACGCAGCCGGATCAGGTAAAGCAAAAACTGACCTTAAAGCAGCAATCGTCACCGATACTGGTGGTGTAAACGACCGTTCATTTAACCAATCCGCTTGGGAAGGTCTTCAAAGCTGGGGGAAAGAAAATAACCTGAAAAAAGGTACAGGATACACTTATTTCCAATCTAACTCTGCTTCAGATTATACAACTAACTATAACTCTGCGGAACAACAAGGCTACAAACTTTTGTTTGGTATCGGATTCTCTTTACAAGATGCAACATCAGCTGCAGCAAAAAATAATCCTAAATCTAACTTTGTAATCGTTGACTCAGTCATCAAAGACCAAAAAAATGTGGCATCAGCAACTTTTGCTGATAACGAAAGTGCCTACCTTGCTGGTGTAGCTGCCGCAAAAGCAACTAAGACTAACAAAATTGGTTTCATCGGTGGAATGCAATCAGATGTTATTACACGTTTTGAAAAAGGTTATGAAGCTGGAGCTAAATCTGTAAACCCAGATATTAAAGTTGATGTTCAATATGCGGGATCTTTCTCTGACGCGGCCAAGGGTAAAACAATTGCTGCAGCTATGTACGGTGCTGGTGATGACGTAGTTTATCAATGTGCTGGTGGTGTAGGAACTGGTGTCTTCAGTGAAGCTAAAGCATTGAACTCAACTAAAAATGAGGCTGACAAAGTTTGGGTTATCGGTGTTGACCAAGACCAAGAATATCTTGGAAAATACAAATCTAAAGACGGTAAAGATTCTAACTTTGTACTTGTATCAACAATCAAAGAAGTTGGTAATGTTGTAAAAGATATCGCTGACAAGACTAAAGATGGTAAATTCCCTGGTGGAACAATCGTTACTTATGACCTTAAAAATGGTGGGGTTAACTTAGGACTTGACAGTGCAAATTCAGAAATCAAAGATGCAGTTGCTAAAGCAAAAGCAGATATTATTGATGGAAAAATCACTGTTCCTTCAAAATAA
- a CDS encoding GntR family transcriptional regulator: MARKSVPNYVKIHDALKDEVEKGIWKIGQRLPSERDLAERFTVSRMTARQAVTALVDEGILDRRVGSGTYVASRRVREKMRGTTSFTEIISSQGKVPSTEVLSYIRTAPNEVECEKLNITKKDSIIRMERIRYADNVPICYEVASIPFKLVKSFDKKEITSNFFKTLESHGHVIGRSEQIVSAKRVSTEVSEYLKTRVGAAILGLTQVSYLTDGTAFEYVLSQYVGDRFEFYLER, encoded by the coding sequence ATGGCAAGAAAATCAGTACCGAATTATGTAAAAATACATGATGCCTTAAAAGATGAAGTTGAAAAAGGCATCTGGAAAATTGGACAACGTCTTCCAAGCGAACGTGATTTGGCCGAGCGTTTTACTGTCAGTCGAATGACAGCAAGACAAGCGGTAACAGCTTTGGTTGATGAAGGAATTCTTGACCGTCGTGTGGGTTCTGGAACTTATGTTGCTAGCCGACGTGTTCGCGAAAAAATGCGTGGAACAACTTCCTTTACAGAAATTATCAGCTCACAAGGTAAAGTTCCTTCAACAGAAGTTTTGAGTTATATTAGAACGGCGCCAAATGAGGTTGAATGTGAAAAACTAAATATCACCAAAAAGGATTCCATCATCCGAATGGAGCGGATTCGTTATGCGGATAATGTTCCAATTTGTTATGAAGTGGCAAGCATTCCTTTCAAATTGGTCAAATCTTTTGATAAAAAAGAAATTACGAGTAACTTCTTTAAAACTTTAGAAAGTCACGGACATGTGATTGGTCGTAGTGAACAGATTGTTTCAGCTAAAAGAGTCAGTACAGAGGTTTCAGAGTATTTAAAAACAAGAGTTGGAGCTGCTATTCTTGGTTTAACTCAGGTTTCTTATTTAACAGATGGTACAGCTTTTGAATATGTCTTATCTCAATATGTTGGTGACCGTTTTGAATTTTATTTGGAAAGATAA